One Streptomyces sp. ML-6 genomic region harbors:
- a CDS encoding MarR family transcriptional regulator: MGTSREELLARLGEAGRVHSNAAVMYHAAISTRMGLSTVEEKTLDLLQRSGALSAGELGELTGLAPASVTGLVDRLERKGFARRVKDPQDGRRVNVEIDPGIEARFAPLFTPFAAHLAELYAEYSDAELAVILGFLDRSAHIQREATRALGEQP; this comes from the coding sequence ATGGGAACGTCAAGGGAAGAACTCCTCGCCCGGCTCGGGGAGGCAGGACGGGTGCACAGCAACGCGGCCGTCATGTACCACGCGGCGATCAGCACCCGGATGGGTCTCAGCACGGTCGAGGAGAAGACGCTCGACCTGCTCCAGCGGTCGGGCGCGCTCAGCGCGGGCGAGCTGGGGGAGCTCACCGGCCTGGCGCCGGCCTCCGTCACGGGGCTGGTCGACAGGCTGGAGCGCAAGGGGTTCGCCCGCCGGGTGAAGGACCCGCAGGACGGCAGACGGGTCAACGTCGAGATCGACCCGGGCATCGAGGCCCGGTTCGCCCCGCTCTTCACCCCCTTCGCCGCCCATCTCGCCGAGCTGTACGCGGAGTACTCGGACGCGGAGCTCGCCGTGATCCTCGGATTCCTCGACCGCTCGGCGCACATACAGCGGGAGGCCACCCGCGCGCTCGGGGAGCAGCCGTGA
- a CDS encoding SgcJ/EcaC family oxidoreductase: MDTRETEIRELFAEYCRTWTEADSAGFGRLFTEDADYVSYDGSWAAGAAKLEDNHDKLFRGVIAGSAMVGEIESLRFVTDSVAVLVGNGSVLMPWRDKLPKRRLSRQVIVCVRTPRGWRIAAIQNGRQRPVTIPEPGSMPSRMSQGMTRLAQRFGIGRAREVTLP; the protein is encoded by the coding sequence ATGGACACCCGGGAGACCGAGATCCGCGAGCTCTTCGCGGAGTACTGCAGGACCTGGACGGAGGCGGACTCCGCCGGATTCGGGCGGCTGTTCACCGAAGACGCCGACTACGTTTCCTACGACGGAAGCTGGGCGGCCGGCGCCGCGAAGCTGGAGGACAACCACGACAAGCTGTTCCGCGGCGTGATCGCCGGTTCGGCGATGGTCGGGGAGATCGAGTCCCTGCGCTTCGTCACCGACTCCGTGGCCGTGCTGGTGGGCAACGGGTCGGTCCTCATGCCCTGGCGCGACAAGCTGCCGAAGCGGCGGCTGTCGCGCCAGGTCATCGTCTGCGTCCGGACCCCGCGGGGCTGGCGGATAGCGGCGATCCAGAACGGGCGGCAGCGGCCGGTGACCATACCGGAGCCGGGCTCGATGCCGTCGAGGATGTCGCAGGGCATGACGCGGCTCGCGCAGCGCTTCGGCATAGGCCGGGCGCGGGAGGTCACCCTGCCGTGA
- a CDS encoding diiron oxygenase codes for MTTVSEHDIQLLRDALGPLRDREQVAERLLESSAKHSFDPDKELDWASAVEEGKWFWPPELVSLYDTPLWRKMSEEQRLDLSRHEAASLASLGIWFEIILMQLLVRHIYDRPVTSNHVRYALTEIADECRHSMMFGRMIKWGGTPDYPVPRVYHNLARVLKTISTTPGSFAATLLGEEILDWMQRLTFPDERVQTLVRGVTRIHVVEEARHVRYAREELRRQMVTAPAWERRLTRLSCGEAARVFSVCFINPQVYENVGLNRHEAVAQVKASGHRAEVMQTGAKRLTDFFDDIGVLNGVGRRMWKKSGLLA; via the coding sequence ATGACCACCGTGTCCGAACACGACATCCAGCTGCTGCGCGACGCACTCGGCCCGCTCCGGGACCGGGAGCAGGTCGCCGAGCGGCTGCTCGAATCCTCGGCCAAGCACTCCTTCGACCCGGACAAGGAACTCGACTGGGCCTCGGCGGTCGAGGAGGGCAAGTGGTTCTGGCCGCCCGAGCTCGTCTCCCTCTACGACACCCCGCTGTGGCGGAAGATGTCCGAGGAACAGCGGCTCGACCTCTCCCGGCACGAGGCGGCGTCACTGGCCTCGCTGGGCATCTGGTTCGAGATCATCCTCATGCAGCTGCTGGTCCGGCACATCTACGACCGCCCGGTGACCAGCAACCACGTCCGCTACGCGCTCACCGAGATAGCCGACGAGTGCCGGCACTCGATGATGTTCGGCCGCATGATCAAGTGGGGCGGGACGCCCGATTACCCCGTGCCGCGCGTCTACCACAACCTCGCACGCGTGCTGAAGACCATCTCCACCACGCCCGGTTCGTTCGCCGCGACACTGCTCGGCGAGGAGATCCTCGACTGGATGCAGCGGCTGACGTTCCCGGACGAGCGGGTCCAGACGCTGGTGCGCGGCGTGACCCGCATCCACGTGGTCGAGGAGGCCCGGCACGTCCGGTACGCCCGCGAGGAGTTGCGCCGGCAGATGGTGACCGCCCCCGCCTGGGAGCGCCGGCTGACCCGGCTGAGCTGCGGCGAGGCGGCCCGCGTCTTCTCCGTCTGCTTCATCAACCCCCAGGTGTACGAGAACGTCGGCCTGAACCGGCACGAAGCCGTCGCCCAGGTGAAGGCGAGCGGTCACCGGGCGGAGGTCATGCAGACCGGCGCGAAGCGGCTGACGGACTTCTTCGACGACATCGGGGTGCTCAACGGGGTGGGGCGCAGGATGTGGAAGAAGTCCGGCCTCCTGGCCTGA
- a CDS encoding ferritin-like domain-containing protein: protein MATHELYTTAPEAPLWQVPASGAARFTWDYDDGRDRLLALYQKGKDKQWDGNKRIDWSLEVDPADPLGTPDEALTLYGTPHWAKMTEKDRGELRKHYTAWQFSQFLHGEQGAMVCAARIVESVPDLDAKFYSATQAMDEARHAEIYSRFLHEKVGMLYPVNDSLQGLLGDTLRDSRWDMPYLGMQVLIEGLALAAFGMIRDTTTKPLPKQILAYVMQDEARHVAFGRMALRDYYKQLSDAELREREDFVIEGCYLMRNRLSGVEVLENFGIGKQEAKDLSEHSEFLQLFRKLLFSRIVPCVKDIGLWGVRLQKAYVDMGVLELGDSNLDLLMAQDEEIAEQLDRDRFAVEERARVAEVEEAITRGGSGTPGD from the coding sequence ATGGCGACCCACGAGCTCTACACCACTGCCCCCGAAGCACCGCTGTGGCAGGTGCCGGCCTCCGGCGCCGCCCGTTTCACCTGGGACTACGACGACGGCCGGGACCGGCTGCTCGCCCTCTACCAGAAGGGCAAGGACAAGCAGTGGGACGGCAACAAGCGCATCGACTGGTCCCTGGAGGTCGATCCCGCCGACCCGCTCGGCACCCCGGACGAGGCCCTCACCCTGTACGGCACCCCGCACTGGGCGAAGATGACCGAGAAGGACCGGGGCGAGCTGCGCAAGCACTACACCGCCTGGCAGTTCAGCCAGTTCCTCCACGGTGAGCAGGGTGCCATGGTGTGCGCGGCCAGGATCGTGGAGTCCGTCCCCGACCTGGACGCGAAGTTCTACTCCGCGACCCAGGCCATGGACGAGGCCCGGCACGCCGAGATATACAGCCGGTTCCTGCACGAGAAGGTCGGGATGCTCTACCCGGTCAACGACAGCCTCCAGGGGCTGCTCGGCGACACCCTGCGCGACTCCCGCTGGGACATGCCCTACCTCGGCATGCAGGTCCTCATAGAAGGGCTCGCCCTGGCCGCGTTCGGCATGATCCGCGACACGACGACCAAGCCGCTGCCCAAGCAGATCCTCGCGTACGTCATGCAGGACGAGGCCCGGCACGTCGCGTTCGGGCGGATGGCGCTGCGCGACTACTACAAGCAGCTGAGCGACGCCGAACTGCGGGAGCGCGAGGACTTCGTCATCGAGGGCTGCTACCTGATGCGGAACCGGCTCAGCGGGGTCGAGGTGCTGGAGAACTTCGGCATCGGCAAGCAGGAGGCCAAGGACCTCTCCGAGCACTCGGAGTTCCTGCAGCTCTTCCGGAAGCTGCTGTTCAGCCGGATAGTGCCGTGCGTCAAGGACATCGGACTGTGGGGCGTACGGCTCCAGAAGGCATACGTCGACATGGGCGTCCTCGAACTCGGCGACTCCAACCTCGACCTGCTGATGGCCCAGGACGAGGAAATAGCCGAACAACTCGACCGGGACCGCTTCGCGGTGGAGGAACGGGCCAGGGTCGCCGAGGTCGAGGAGGCGATAACCCGGGGCGGTTCCGGCACGCCGGGGGACTGA
- a CDS encoding ADP-ribosylglycohydrolase family protein — MTPPPPLPAAADPAAARRSLEALALGDAFGERWFPLFREPRRAFNEIKARRTPEEPDWHWTDDTALARALLRSLEEHGRVEQDHLALCFALAYEADRARGYGHGMHMLLPQLLAAPADWRTLAPGLFEGGSLGNGAAMRVAPLGAYFHRDVGLAAEQATLQATVTHAHPEGIAGAVAVAVAAALMVRGEFTLAAVADRTPGGLVHEGLCRAVDVPFTTEPWKAADLLGNGQRIRADDTVPFALWTAARHPDDLEAALWATAEGLGDVDTTCAITGGVVGAATGIDGAPEPWLRRREPLG, encoded by the coding sequence ATGACGCCACCGCCCCCGCTCCCCGCCGCCGCAGACCCCGCAGCCGCCCGCCGCAGCCTGGAAGCGCTGGCCCTGGGCGACGCGTTCGGCGAGCGCTGGTTCCCCCTCTTCCGTGAGCCCCGCCGGGCGTTCAACGAGATCAAGGCGCGCCGCACCCCCGAGGAACCCGACTGGCACTGGACGGACGACACCGCACTGGCCCGCGCCCTGCTGCGGTCCCTGGAGGAGCACGGCCGGGTCGAGCAGGACCACCTCGCGCTCTGCTTCGCCCTCGCCTACGAGGCCGATCGGGCCCGTGGCTACGGACACGGCATGCACATGCTGCTGCCCCAGCTGCTGGCCGCACCGGCCGACTGGCGCACCCTGGCGCCCGGACTCTTCGAGGGCGGCAGCCTCGGCAACGGCGCGGCGATGCGGGTCGCACCCCTCGGCGCGTACTTCCACCGGGACGTCGGGCTCGCCGCCGAACAGGCGACGTTGCAGGCGACCGTCACCCACGCCCACCCGGAGGGGATCGCGGGTGCGGTGGCGGTGGCGGTCGCGGCGGCGCTGATGGTCCGCGGCGAGTTCACCCTGGCCGCGGTCGCCGACCGGACCCCCGGGGGACTCGTGCACGAGGGGTTGTGCCGGGCCGTCGACGTCCCCTTCACCACCGAGCCGTGGAAGGCGGCCGATCTGCTGGGCAACGGACAGCGCATCCGCGCCGACGACACGGTCCCGTTCGCCCTGTGGACCGCGGCCCGGCATCCGGACGACCTCGAGGCGGCGCTCTGGGCGACGGCCGAGGGCCTCGGCGACGTCGACACGACCTGCGCCATCACCGGCGGCGTCGTGGGCGCGGCCACCGGAATCGACGGTGCGCCCGAACCGTGGCTGCGGCGCCGCGAGCCGCTGGGCTGA
- a CDS encoding amidase family protein, whose translation MNDTRDGVRRTLERIDRTDPWLCAFVEVWHERALADAGPARRLPLAGLPFAVKGRSGIRSYAARRLIAAGGVPVGSTSVPGPGTPWQTWGLGAHGRTVNPWRPDRTPGGSSAGSAAAVAADLVELATGSDGAGSVRIPAAWCGVFGLKTTNGLLPSPDRSGLASAGVLARSAAGAGTYLRAVLGEDEDEEEDEPVPPILPVPAVFSPDLGYAEVDPEVAAVVRRAVERLVAAGVVRLVGGACELLDPGGAWSAVRGGEESPAAAEVRRENDLRLDALFARAPLLLTPTTPNRPHGHDGPGELYSTALTWAFNLSGHPAASVPAGFTADGCPVGLQLVAERGADVSLLAAAGAVESALPAVRP comes from the coding sequence ATGAACGACACGAGGGACGGGGTGCGCCGGACGCTGGAGCGGATCGACCGGACGGACCCGTGGCTGTGCGCGTTCGTCGAGGTGTGGCACGAGCGGGCGCTCGCCGACGCCGGACCGGCCCGTCGACTGCCCCTGGCCGGTCTGCCGTTCGCGGTCAAGGGACGCTCGGGCATCCGGTCGTACGCGGCCCGGCGGCTGATCGCGGCCGGTGGGGTCCCGGTCGGCTCGACCTCGGTGCCCGGCCCCGGCACGCCCTGGCAGACCTGGGGGCTGGGCGCCCACGGCCGTACGGTCAACCCGTGGCGCCCCGACCGCACCCCGGGCGGCTCCTCGGCGGGCTCGGCGGCCGCGGTCGCGGCGGACCTGGTGGAGCTGGCGACCGGCAGCGACGGGGCGGGATCGGTACGGATTCCGGCCGCGTGGTGCGGGGTGTTCGGCCTGAAGACGACGAACGGCCTGCTGCCCTCCCCCGATCGTTCCGGACTGGCGTCCGCCGGGGTACTGGCCCGGTCGGCGGCCGGGGCCGGAACGTATCTGCGCGCCGTCCTGGGCGAGGACGAAGACGAGGAAGAGGACGAGCCGGTGCCGCCGATCCTTCCTGTGCCGGCCGTCTTCAGCCCGGATCTGGGGTACGCCGAGGTCGATCCGGAGGTCGCCGCAGTGGTGCGGCGCGCGGTGGAACGGCTGGTGGCGGCCGGGGTGGTGCGGCTCGTGGGCGGTGCGTGCGAGCTGCTCGACCCGGGCGGGGCGTGGTCGGCGGTCCGGGGCGGGGAGGAGTCCCCCGCCGCCGCGGAGGTCCGGCGCGAGAACGACCTCCGGCTCGACGCGCTGTTCGCCCGTGCCCCGCTGCTGCTCACCCCGACCACGCCCAACCGCCCGCATGGGCACGACGGTCCGGGCGAGCTCTACTCGACTGCGCTGACCTGGGCGTTCAACCTCAGCGGGCATCCGGCCGCCAGTGTGCCGGCGGGCTTCACGGCGGACGGCTGCCCGGTCGGGCTGCAACTGGTCGCGGAGCGCGGGGCGGACGTCTCACTGCTCGCGGCGGCCGGCGCGGTGGAGAGCGCCCTGCCCGCCGTACGACCGTGA
- a CDS encoding penicillin-binding transpeptidase domain-containing protein, with the protein MIRCIRRAAALCLLLLVALLLNAARIQVFEADSLDHNPANRRLTITRYGQPRGNILVDGRSVTGSEDTGEQLRYERTYRNGPLYAPVTGYASQTYGTSLIEYTEDDILSGTDPMLAPFPLWNDITRAQQPGGNVVTTVEDAVQRAAYDGLGGRRGAVAALEPATGRVLALVSTPSYDPGLLSGTGSSVTDAWQRLNAAESRPMLNRAIRQTYPPGSTFKIVTAAAALDAEVVTDPYAETDTPSPYVLPGTTTTLPNESRGCEQASLAEAIRISCNTVMADLGVRVGLADMVEAVEKFGFNDTGLKIPPGVAKSNFDTGMSEDQLALSSIGQFDTTATPLQMAMVASAVANGGDLKYPYLVDRTTTRSGATVRQNGSRTYHRAMNPRTAMQLREMMVDVVENGTGSNAAIDGVTVGGKTGTAQHGVDNTGTPYAWFISWAQAPGSAQPAVAVAVVVEDAAARRADISGGGSAAPIARAVMEAALRD; encoded by the coding sequence GTGATCCGCTGCATCCGCCGCGCCGCCGCGCTCTGTCTGCTGCTGCTCGTGGCACTGCTCCTGAACGCCGCCCGCATCCAGGTCTTCGAAGCCGACAGCCTGGACCACAACCCCGCCAACCGCCGCCTGACGATCACCCGTTACGGCCAGCCGCGCGGGAACATCCTGGTCGACGGCAGGTCCGTCACGGGTTCCGAGGACACCGGCGAGCAGCTCAGGTACGAGCGCACGTACCGGAACGGTCCGCTGTACGCCCCCGTGACGGGCTACGCCTCGCAGACGTACGGCACCTCCCTGATCGAGTACACCGAGGACGACATCCTCTCCGGCACCGATCCGATGCTCGCCCCGTTCCCGCTGTGGAACGACATCACCCGCGCCCAGCAGCCCGGCGGCAACGTCGTCACGACCGTCGAGGACGCCGTGCAGCGCGCCGCCTACGACGGGCTCGGCGGACGACGGGGCGCGGTCGCCGCCCTGGAACCGGCGACCGGGCGCGTCCTGGCGCTGGTCTCGACCCCCTCGTACGATCCCGGGCTGCTCTCGGGCACCGGTTCGTCCGTCACCGACGCCTGGCAGCGGCTGAACGCGGCGGAGAGCCGGCCGATGCTCAACCGGGCGATCCGGCAGACCTATCCGCCGGGTTCCACCTTCAAGATCGTGACGGCCGCGGCGGCGCTCGACGCGGAGGTCGTCACAGATCCTTACGCGGAGACCGACACCCCGTCCCCGTACGTGCTGCCGGGTACGACGACGACGCTGCCCAACGAGTCCCGGGGCTGCGAGCAGGCGTCGCTCGCCGAGGCGATCCGGATCTCCTGCAACACCGTGATGGCGGATCTGGGGGTGCGGGTCGGGCTGGCGGACATGGTGGAGGCGGTGGAGAAGTTCGGCTTCAACGACACCGGGCTGAAGATCCCCCCGGGGGTGGCGAAGAGCAACTTCGACACCGGGATGTCCGAGGACCAGCTCGCGCTGTCCTCGATCGGGCAGTTCGACACGACGGCGACCCCGCTCCAGATGGCGATGGTGGCGTCCGCCGTGGCGAACGGCGGCGATCTCAAGTACCCGTACCTGGTGGACCGTACGACCACCCGGAGCGGGGCGACCGTCCGCCAGAACGGGTCGCGCACCTACCACCGGGCGATGAACCCGCGGACGGCGATGCAGCTGCGCGAGATGATGGTGGACGTCGTCGAGAACGGCACCGGCTCCAACGCCGCGATCGACGGGGTGACCGTCGGCGGCAAGACCGGCACCGCGCAGCACGGCGTCGACAACACGGGAACACCGTACGCCTGGTTCATCTCCTGGGCTCAGGCACCCGGTTCGGCGCAGCCGGCCGTCGCGGTCGCCGTGGTCGTCGAGGACGCGGCGGCGAGGCGGGCCGACATCAGCGGCGGCGGCAGCGCGGCCCCGATCGCGCGTGCCGTCATGGAGGCGGCCCTGCGAGACTGA
- a CDS encoding FtsW/RodA/SpoVE family cell cycle protein, with product MTATTADALPPALRLPKRRGVELLLLVGAVLVPVLGYTAVGLARNGAVPPDVAGYGAGLGLLALLAHLAVRFRAPYADPLLLPIAVLLNGLGLVLIYRLDLETPKDQAAPTQLIWSTLGVSLFIAVVVLLRDHRVLQRYAYLSVAAALVLMIVPIFFPAVNGAKIWIRIGGFSFQPGEFAKILLAVFFAAYLAANRNALAYTGRRFWKLQFPTGRVLGPIVAIWLLSVGVLVLERDLGTSLLFFGLFVIMLYVATGRTGWIAVGLLLAALGAFVVGSFEPHVHSRVQDWLDPFASIDAGRGPGQLAQSLFAFAAGGMLGTGLGLGHSILIGFAAKSDFILATAGEELGLTGLTAIFLLYALLVARGYRAGLALRDPFGRLLSIGLASILALQVFVIAGGVMGLIPLTGMAMPFLAQGGSSVVTNWIIVALLIRVSDQARRPQPDAVETGIIARVPEEDR from the coding sequence ATGACCGCAACGACGGCGGACGCGCTCCCGCCCGCTCTCCGCCTGCCCAAGCGGCGCGGGGTCGAGCTGCTGCTCCTCGTCGGGGCCGTTCTCGTCCCCGTCCTCGGTTACACCGCCGTCGGCCTGGCCAGGAACGGCGCGGTGCCGCCCGATGTGGCCGGTTACGGGGCGGGCCTGGGGCTGCTCGCCCTCCTCGCCCATCTCGCGGTCCGGTTCCGCGCCCCGTACGCCGATCCGCTGCTGCTGCCCATCGCCGTACTGCTCAACGGGCTCGGCCTGGTGCTCATCTACCGGCTCGACCTGGAGACGCCGAAGGACCAGGCGGCCCCCACCCAGCTGATCTGGTCCACGCTCGGCGTGTCGCTGTTCATCGCCGTGGTGGTCCTCCTGCGCGACCACCGGGTGCTCCAGCGGTACGCGTACCTGTCGGTCGCCGCGGCCCTGGTGCTGATGATCGTGCCGATCTTCTTCCCGGCGGTGAACGGGGCCAAGATCTGGATCCGGATCGGCGGTTTCTCCTTCCAGCCGGGCGAGTTCGCCAAGATCCTGCTCGCCGTGTTCTTCGCCGCGTACCTCGCGGCGAACCGCAACGCGCTCGCGTACACCGGCCGCCGGTTCTGGAAGCTCCAGTTCCCCACCGGCCGGGTGCTCGGCCCGATCGTGGCGATCTGGCTCCTCAGCGTCGGCGTGCTGGTCCTGGAACGCGACCTGGGCACCTCGCTGCTCTTCTTCGGCCTCTTCGTGATCATGCTGTACGTGGCGACCGGCCGGACCGGCTGGATCGCGGTGGGCCTGCTGCTCGCCGCCCTCGGTGCGTTCGTCGTCGGCTCCTTCGAGCCCCATGTGCACAGCCGGGTGCAGGACTGGCTCGATCCGTTCGCCTCGATCGACGCCGGTCGGGGCCCCGGCCAGCTGGCCCAGTCGCTGTTCGCGTTCGCCGCGGGCGGGATGCTCGGCACCGGGCTCGGCCTCGGCCACTCCATCCTCATCGGCTTCGCCGCCAAGTCCGACTTCATCCTGGCGACGGCGGGCGAGGAACTCGGGCTGACCGGGCTGACCGCGATCTTCCTGCTGTACGCGCTCCTGGTGGCCCGCGGCTACCGGGCCGGTCTCGCCCTGCGCGACCCCTTCGGGCGGCTGCTGTCGATCGGCCTCGCCTCGATCCTGGCGCTCCAGGTGTTCGTGATCGCGGGCGGGGTGATGGGGCTGATCCCGCTGACGGGCATGGCGATGCCGTTCCTCGCCCAGGGCGGTTCGTCCGTGGTCACCAACTGGATCATCGTGGCGCTGCTGATCCGGGTCAGCGACCAGGCCCGCAGACCGCAGCCCGACGCCGTGGAGACCGGAATCATCGCGCGGGTGCCGGAGGAGGACCGGTGA
- a CDS encoding HAMP domain-containing sensor histidine kinase encodes MLTWKSALFITVMCCALAALLGALVHTGMTRETVGQSREKALARLADATVAYQAGEAMPPGAGLDPPGLPAGLRALAVSGERGTLVGDLAGRPVMWAAAPADGRALAVAVDHGQSARTIDNLDRAIVGSALLAIAVTVLVGAFAVTRVTRRLHQTARVARRIGAGDLDARVADPRTTDPSRPQDEVAIVAGALDTMAATLQRKLQTEQRFTADVAHELRTPLTGLSAAAELLPPGRPSELVRDRVRAMRALTEDLLEISRLDARTERVDLAVYELVPLVERVVRASGTQTAVRIADPSPDRPGRPARVRVETDLRRLERVLGNLIANAHKHGRPPVVLTVDGPVVTVRDHGPGFPEYLLTDGPQRFRTEGAGRGHGLGLTIAAGQAGAIGAELVFRNAPDGGAMARVVLPEAPDPDGGTPGGGARSGGGGSESGPHEEG; translated from the coding sequence ATGCTCACCTGGAAGTCGGCCCTCTTCATCACCGTGATGTGCTGCGCGCTCGCCGCGCTGCTGGGCGCGCTCGTGCACACCGGAATGACTCGCGAGACCGTCGGCCAGTCCCGTGAGAAGGCCCTGGCCCGGCTGGCGGACGCCACCGTCGCGTACCAGGCGGGCGAGGCGATGCCGCCGGGGGCGGGGCTCGATCCGCCCGGACTGCCCGCCGGGCTGCGCGCCCTGGCCGTGAGCGGCGAGCGCGGCACGCTGGTCGGCGACCTGGCTGGCCGTCCGGTCATGTGGGCGGCGGCCCCGGCGGACGGCCGGGCGCTGGCCGTGGCGGTGGACCACGGCCAGAGCGCCCGCACGATCGACAACCTCGACAGGGCGATCGTCGGCTCCGCCCTGCTGGCCATCGCCGTCACCGTGCTGGTCGGCGCGTTCGCCGTCACCCGGGTCACCCGGCGGCTGCACCAGACGGCCCGGGTGGCCCGCCGGATCGGCGCGGGCGACCTGGACGCCCGGGTGGCCGACCCGCGCACGACGGACCCCTCGCGGCCGCAGGACGAGGTCGCGATCGTCGCCGGGGCGCTGGACACGATGGCCGCCACGCTCCAGCGCAAGCTGCAGACCGAGCAGCGTTTCACCGCCGACGTGGCGCACGAGCTCCGCACCCCGCTGACCGGCCTCTCGGCCGCCGCCGAGCTGCTGCCGCCGGGGCGGCCGTCGGAGCTGGTGCGGGACCGGGTCCGGGCGATGCGGGCGCTGACGGAGGACCTGCTGGAGATCTCCCGGCTCGACGCCCGCACGGAGCGGGTCGATCTCGCCGTGTACGAACTGGTCCCGCTCGTCGAACGGGTGGTGCGCGCCTCCGGGACGCAGACCGCGGTCCGGATCGCGGACCCGTCCCCCGACCGGCCGGGGCGGCCCGCGCGGGTGCGGGTGGAGACCGATCTGCGGCGGCTGGAGCGGGTGCTGGGCAATCTGATCGCCAACGCCCACAAGCACGGCCGTCCCCCGGTGGTGCTGACGGTCGACGGGCCGGTGGTGACCGTGCGCGACCACGGGCCGGGTTTCCCGGAGTACCTGCTGACCGACGGCCCCCAGCGGTTCCGCACCGAGGGTGCCGGGCGGGGACACGGCCTCGGGCTGACCATCGCCGCCGGGCAGGCCGGGGCGATCGGCGCCGAACTCGTGTTCCGCAACGCCCCGGACGGCGGGGCGATGGCCCGGGTGGTGCTCCCCGAGGCCCCGGACCCGGACGGCGGGACGCCAGGCGGTGGGGCGAGGAGCGGCGGGGGCGGCTCGGAATCCGGCCCGCACGAGGAGGGGTGA